The genomic window GACGGCTTTGGTGCCGTGACCATCGGTTCTGCCGAGAAGTACATTACGGATACTGCCCTTGCCATGGGTTGGCGTCCGGATCTGTCCGACGTGGTCCCTACGGACAAGCGCGTTGCCATTATCGGTGCGGGCCCTGCGGGTCTCGGCTGTGCAGATATTCTCGTGCGTGCCGGCGTCAAGCCCGTGATTTTTGATCGCTATCCCGAGATCGGCGGCCTCCTGACCTTCGGCATTCCGGAGTTCAAGCTCGAAAAGCAGGTCATGATGCGTCGCCGCGAGATTTTCACGGACATGGGCATGGAATTCCGATTGAACACCGAGATCGGCCGCGATATCAGCATGGATACGCTGCTGGAGGAGTATGACGCGGTGTTTATGGGCATGGGCACCTACACGCCCATGAAAGGCAATTTCCCCGGCGAGAATCTACCTGGCGTTCACAAGGCGCTGGACTTTCTCATTGGCAATGTGAACCACAACCTGGGTTTTGAGCAGCATCCCGATGCCTATATCAACCTCAAGGGCAAGCGGGTTGTGGTCCTCGGTGGCGGTGATACCGCCATGGACTGTGTGCGTACGGCGGTTCGTCAGCAGGCCGAGCACGTGATCTGTGCCTATCGTCGCGATGAGGAGAACATGCCCGGCTCCCGCAAGGAAGTTGCCAACGCCCGGGAAGAGGGCGTGGAGTTTTTGTTCAATCGCCAGCCCGTCGAGGTGGTGGAATACTTTGGCGATGCCTGCGGTGTAAAAACCATCGAAACCCGTCTGGGTCCTCCGGGACCTGATGGGCGTCGGCGTCCCGAGCCCATTCCCGGCAGCGAAGAGGTCCTTGAGGCCGATACCATCATCATGGCCTTTGGTTTTCAGCCAAGCCCCGCGCCGTGGTTCGAGGATGCGGGTGTTCGGGTTAATGACTGGGGCGGCGTAGAGGCGGCGGAGCATCAAAAGTTCGGGTTCCAGACCAGTAACCCCAAGGTTTTCGCCGGTGGCGACATGGTGCGCGGTTCCGACCTGGTGGTTACCGCCATCTGGGAAGGGCGTCAGGCGGCCGAGGGTATTCTCGATTATCTTGAAGTCTGAGGTATCGGCTCCGCGCAACAACACATTACTGATTCAATGAGTCATCGGCCTGTTACGGCCGGTTGAGGGAAAAATAACGATGAGTGAACTCAAAAACGACCGTTTCCTGCGTGCCCTGATGCGTGAGCCCGTGGATCGCACGCCTCTGTGGATGATGCGTCAGGCCGGCCGTTATCTGCCTGAATACCGCGCCACGCGAGAGGAGGCGGGATCGTTTCTGGACCTGTGTAAAAACACCGAGCTTGCCTGCGAAGTCACCATGCAGCCCCTGCGACGCTACGCGATGGATGCAGCGATTTTGTTTTCGGACATTCTGACCATTCCCGACGCCCTGGGTCTGGGCCTGTATTTTGAAACCGGCGAAGGGCCGCGGTTTCGCAAGACCGTCCGCAGCGCCGAAGATCTCGCGGGACTTAACTCCTTTAAAGCGAGTGATGATCTCGGGTACGTGATGGATGCGGTGAGTGCTATTCGCAAGGAGCTCAATGGCTCCGTACCCCTCATTGGTTTTTCCGGTTCGCCCTGGACCCTGGCGACCTACATGGTCGAGGGCGGCTCTTCGAAGGATTTCTCCCGGGTCAAAACCATGGCCTACGATCAGCCCGAGCTCATGCACGAGCTGCTGACGGTGCTGGCGGACGCCGTAGCGGACTATCTGACAGCGCAGGTGGAAGCCGGGGCGCAGGCCTTGCAGATTTTTGATACCTGGGGCGGTAGCCTGAGTGCCGGCGCTTACAAGGAGTTCTCTCTCAAGTACATGCAGCGCATCGTATCGCGTCTACCCCGGGAGGCCGACGGCCGGCCCGTGCCGGTTATCGTCTTTACCAAGGGTGGCGGTCAGTGGCTATCAACGATTGCCGACTGCGGTGCCCAGGCAGTGGGCATCGATTGGACAACGGATATTGCCACCGCCAAGAAACTCGTCGGTGATCGAGTGGCGATCCAGGGCAATATGGATCCCATGATGCTGTTCGCATCCCCCGATCGAATCCGCGAAGAAGTGGCAGGCATTCTCGCCGGCTTCGGCCACGGCAGTGGCCACGTCTTCAACCTGGGCC from Congregibacter litoralis KT71 includes these protein-coding regions:
- the hemE gene encoding uroporphyrinogen decarboxylase; the encoded protein is MSELKNDRFLRALMREPVDRTPLWMMRQAGRYLPEYRATREEAGSFLDLCKNTELACEVTMQPLRRYAMDAAILFSDILTIPDALGLGLYFETGEGPRFRKTVRSAEDLAGLNSFKASDDLGYVMDAVSAIRKELNGSVPLIGFSGSPWTLATYMVEGGSSKDFSRVKTMAYDQPELMHELLTVLADAVADYLTAQVEAGAQALQIFDTWGGSLSAGAYKEFSLKYMQRIVSRLPREADGRPVPVIVFTKGGGQWLSTIADCGAQAVGIDWTTDIATAKKLVGDRVAIQGNMDPMMLFASPDRIREEVAGILAGFGHGSGHVFNLGHGITPGVNPDHVTAFVDAVIELSPQYHRD
- a CDS encoding FAD-dependent oxidoreductase, whose amino-acid sequence is MSGRVTNNFQFIDVGRADPDKKNLPSRKTEYVEIYDPFTKAQVEDQSDRCLECGNPYCEWKCPVHNFIPNWLKLVTDGNLFEAAELSHQTNTLPEVCGRVCPQDRLCEGACTLNDGFGAVTIGSAEKYITDTALAMGWRPDLSDVVPTDKRVAIIGAGPAGLGCADILVRAGVKPVIFDRYPEIGGLLTFGIPEFKLEKQVMMRRREIFTDMGMEFRLNTEIGRDISMDTLLEEYDAVFMGMGTYTPMKGNFPGENLPGVHKALDFLIGNVNHNLGFEQHPDAYINLKGKRVVVLGGGDTAMDCVRTAVRQQAEHVICAYRRDEENMPGSRKEVANAREEGVEFLFNRQPVEVVEYFGDACGVKTIETRLGPPGPDGRRRPEPIPGSEEVLEADTIIMAFGFQPSPAPWFEDAGVRVNDWGGVEAAEHQKFGFQTSNPKVFAGGDMVRGSDLVVTAIWEGRQAAEGILDYLEV